A genomic region of Friedmanniella luteola contains the following coding sequences:
- the ispF gene encoding 2-C-methyl-D-erythritol 2,4-cyclodiphosphate synthase has protein sequence MQIRTGIGVDVHRLAPGRPMTVAGLLFVDEPSGPEGHSDGDVVAHAACDALLSAAGLGDLGSNYGTSDPRWSGAPGVDFLTETAQRVRAAGYEIGSVAVQLVGNRPKLGPRRQEAEQVLGEAVGAPVSVAGTTTDGLGLTGRGEGVAAIATAVVHRA, from the coding sequence ATGCAGATCCGCACCGGCATCGGGGTCGACGTGCACCGCCTCGCTCCGGGCCGTCCGATGACGGTCGCGGGGCTTCTGTTCGTCGACGAGCCGTCGGGCCCCGAGGGCCACTCCGACGGCGACGTCGTCGCCCACGCCGCCTGCGACGCGCTGCTCAGCGCCGCCGGGCTCGGCGACCTGGGCAGCAACTACGGCACGTCCGACCCGCGCTGGTCGGGTGCCCCGGGCGTCGACTTCCTCACCGAGACCGCGCAGCGGGTGCGCGCCGCCGGCTACGAGATCGGCTCGGTGGCGGTCCAGCTGGTCGGCAACCGGCCGAAGCTGGGCCCGCGCCGGCAGGAGGCCGAGCAGGTGCTGGGCGAGGCCGTCGGCGCGCCCGTCTCGGTCGCCGGCACCACCACCGACGGGCTGGGCCTGACCGGCCGCGGCGAGGGCGTCGCCGCCATCGCCACCGCCGTCGTCCACCGCGCCTGA
- a CDS encoding neutral zinc metallopeptidase, translated as MSQRPWGPPPPGNAPGRAPAGRNPYGYNPYGQAPQGWGGQRGPATNPYGRPGLQPYGQPPRGPAPRGRSPIRALLMTGVVLGLLMVAALAVSNVADGGTSDTAYQNDNYQVPPPDTSPPALPQPETYDEAEQLLVANPFYRQATPTPVRCDADPIDVGDASDSELEEHFSGLMECLVRVWQPPVEGARFQIVRPTVTVYGEEITTRCGKSGVNAFYCGADQQVYYSNLLDDAVPVVATDKWGADVVMAHEFGHALQARTAILISSQALGQQAGDESTELGLSRRLEVQADCLSGMFLRSVSGSLRIEQSDVRGILDVYRAVGDDSVSGDADIVGNHGLARSREYWGQTGLNSGDVSACNTYTAKSNLVR; from the coding sequence GTGAGCCAGCGACCTTGGGGACCCCCGCCGCCCGGCAACGCCCCCGGGCGGGCCCCGGCCGGGCGGAACCCGTACGGCTACAACCCGTACGGGCAGGCGCCCCAGGGCTGGGGCGGGCAGCGCGGCCCCGCGACGAACCCGTACGGCCGGCCGGGGCTGCAGCCCTACGGCCAGCCGCCGCGTGGCCCCGCACCTCGCGGGCGCAGCCCGATCCGGGCGCTGCTGATGACCGGGGTCGTCCTCGGCCTGCTCATGGTGGCGGCCCTGGCGGTGTCGAACGTGGCCGACGGCGGCACGTCCGACACGGCCTACCAGAACGACAACTACCAGGTGCCGCCGCCGGACACGAGCCCGCCGGCCCTGCCGCAGCCCGAGACCTACGACGAGGCCGAGCAGCTGCTGGTCGCCAACCCGTTCTACCGGCAGGCCACCCCCACGCCGGTCCGCTGCGACGCCGACCCGATCGACGTCGGCGACGCCAGCGACAGCGAGCTGGAGGAGCACTTCTCGGGTCTGATGGAGTGCCTGGTCCGGGTCTGGCAGCCGCCAGTGGAGGGTGCCCGGTTCCAGATCGTCCGGCCGACCGTCACCGTCTACGGCGAGGAGATCACCACCCGCTGCGGCAAGAGCGGGGTGAACGCCTTCTACTGCGGCGCCGACCAGCAGGTCTACTACAGCAACCTGCTCGACGACGCCGTCCCCGTGGTGGCGACCGACAAGTGGGGCGCCGACGTCGTCATGGCCCACGAGTTCGGGCACGCCCTGCAGGCGCGGACCGCCATCCTCATCTCGTCGCAGGCGCTCGGCCAGCAGGCCGGTGACGAGTCGACCGAGCTGGGGCTCTCCCGGCGCCTGGAGGTCCAGGCGGACTGCCTCTCGGGCATGTTCCTGCGGTCGGTGTCCGGCTCCTTGCGGATCGAGCAGTCCGACGTCCGGGGCATCCTCGACGTCTACCGGGCCGTCGGCGACGACTCGGTCAGCGGCGACGCGGACATCGTCGGCAACCACGGCCTGGCCCGCTCGCGCGAGTACTGGGGCCAGACCGGCCTCAACAGCGGTGACGTCAGCGCCTGCAACACCTACACGGCCAAGTCGAACCTGGTCCGCTGA
- a CDS encoding DUF2207 family protein translates to MPAHSASTTPTRRRVGSLLAACAVATGLWAGPLAVPASAEGAASRVVVDGSLAKDGTLVVTETITFSGAAPAELEQQLETRENLVGDRQYVQEVSAVTGTAGGDPATPAVEVDGRFTTVTLPTGGASEVTLGYTVTGAVVNLEGGETALRWPLLQGLSVSVDQFEGTVQIPGAFSYVKCTAGPPNSTVPCEVASAGTENARVPTFRDGPRGQGEVVVVDIGFPAGALTANEVVDRRWTVGRAFSADPLPLGLALGLLVLGGLALLLVHRRRGSDQRTASGEVGRVAEFAPVAAGQSEFRVVDDIRPGHIGTVADERVDPIDITATLVDLAVRGHLLITELPRETEFGRTDWDLTRLSGADELKPFERSLLDGIAPAGGNVLVSQVAERVQASVGDVQDKLYDEVVANGWFERRPDAIRNRWTQLALSALIAAVVVTVLLAAFTTFGLIGLALVVLALGLVFVAQEMPSRTAKGTALLGGLGALRSDLMSQPTSQLPPGRELDEISQVLPYTIVLGGRDRWLDALVSADDDDDADATDLSWYHGPAGWHLRDLPDSLRNFVTTVTGSLFSR, encoded by the coding sequence GTGCCCGCTCACTCTGCATCGACGACGCCCACCCGCCGCCGCGTCGGGTCGCTCCTCGCCGCCTGCGCGGTGGCCACCGGCCTGTGGGCCGGGCCGCTGGCTGTCCCTGCCTCCGCGGAGGGCGCGGCCTCCCGCGTCGTGGTCGACGGGTCGCTGGCGAAGGACGGGACCCTGGTGGTCACCGAGACGATCACCTTCAGCGGCGCAGCCCCCGCCGAGCTGGAGCAGCAGCTCGAGACCCGCGAGAACCTCGTCGGCGACCGGCAGTACGTGCAGGAGGTGTCGGCGGTCACCGGGACGGCCGGCGGCGACCCGGCCACGCCGGCCGTCGAGGTCGACGGGCGCTTCACGACCGTGACGCTGCCCACCGGCGGGGCCTCGGAGGTGACCCTCGGCTACACCGTCACCGGTGCCGTGGTGAACCTCGAGGGCGGCGAGACGGCGTTGCGCTGGCCCCTGCTGCAGGGGTTGAGCGTCAGCGTCGACCAGTTCGAGGGCACCGTGCAGATCCCCGGCGCCTTCAGCTACGTCAAGTGCACCGCGGGCCCGCCCAACTCGACGGTGCCCTGCGAGGTCGCCTCCGCGGGCACCGAGAACGCCCGGGTCCCGACCTTCCGCGACGGGCCCCGCGGTCAGGGCGAGGTGGTCGTCGTCGACATCGGCTTCCCGGCGGGCGCCCTGACCGCCAACGAGGTCGTCGACCGCCGCTGGACCGTCGGCCGCGCCTTCTCCGCCGACCCGCTCCCGCTGGGCCTCGCCCTCGGTCTGCTCGTGCTGGGCGGGCTGGCCCTCCTGCTGGTGCACCGCCGCCGGGGGTCCGACCAGCGCACGGCGTCCGGCGAGGTCGGCCGGGTCGCCGAGTTCGCCCCGGTCGCCGCCGGGCAGAGCGAGTTCCGCGTCGTCGACGACATCCGCCCCGGCCACATCGGCACGGTCGCCGACGAGCGCGTCGACCCCATCGACATCACCGCGACCCTGGTCGACCTCGCCGTCCGCGGGCACCTGCTGATCACCGAGCTGCCGCGGGAGACCGAGTTCGGCCGCACCGACTGGGACCTCACCCGGCTCTCCGGCGCGGACGAGCTCAAGCCGTTCGAGCGGAGCCTGCTGGACGGCATCGCGCCGGCCGGCGGCAACGTCCTCGTCTCCCAGGTGGCCGAGCGCGTCCAGGCCTCCGTCGGCGACGTGCAGGACAAGCTCTACGACGAGGTCGTGGCCAACGGCTGGTTCGAGCGGCGGCCCGACGCCATCCGCAACCGCTGGACGCAGCTGGCGCTGTCCGCGCTGATCGCGGCCGTCGTCGTCACCGTCCTGCTGGCCGCCTTCACGACCTTCGGCCTCATCGGGCTGGCGCTCGTCGTGCTGGCCCTCGGCCTGGTGTTCGTCGCGCAGGAGATGCCGAGCCGGACCGCCAAGGGCACGGCGCTGCTGGGCGGGCTGGGCGCGCTGCGCTCGGACCTGATGAGCCAGCCGACCAGTCAGCTGCCCCCGGGGCGGGAGCTGGACGAGATCTCGCAGGTGCTGCCGTACACGATCGTGCTGGGCGGCCGCGACCGGTGGCTGGACGCCCTGGTCTCGGCCGACGACGACGACGACGCGGACGCCACCGACCTGTCCTGGTACCACGGTCCCGCGGGCTGGCACCTGCGGGACCTGCCGGACTCCCTCCGCAACTTCGTCACCACCGTCACCGGGAGCCTCTTCAGCCGGTGA
- a CDS encoding cryptochrome/photolyase family protein → MRRRWLFGDQLGPAFLDDPAQPVLMIEAHGVLRRRAFHRQKAHLVLSALRHRAAELGDQALYLVTDTYREGLAQVDEPLDVVQPTSWAALHLVDRLAEERDVLRLPARGYATSRADFTAWADARQGRRLLMEDFYRDSRMRLDVLMEGRDPVGGRWNFDADNREPPPRTPTLGLPEPSWPVEDEIDAQVREDLDRLEREGVRFVGQDGPRRFAVTRAEALNALDDFVQNRLATFGRYEDAILAGDRWMSHSMLSAPVNLGLLDPLEEVDAAVEAYRSGEAPINAVEGFVRQVIGWRDYIWHLYWYLGEDYRDRNALGAERDVPAWFVDLDPAGTEAACLSSALTGVREDAWAHHIPRLMVLSNYALLQGWSPQQMTDWFHRSFVDGYDWVMVPNVIGMSQHADGGVLATKPYAGGGNYINKMSDHCRDCVYDPRQRLGEKACPFTAGYWMFLHRNRELFARNHRMMRSISSLDRLADLDALVAENPDLA, encoded by the coding sequence ATGCGCCGCCGTTGGCTGTTCGGGGACCAGCTGGGTCCCGCCTTCCTCGACGACCCGGCGCAGCCGGTGCTGATGATCGAGGCCCACGGCGTGCTCCGCCGTCGGGCGTTCCACCGGCAGAAGGCGCACCTGGTGCTCTCCGCCCTGCGGCACCGGGCCGCTGAGCTGGGGGACCAGGCCCTCTACCTGGTGACCGACACGTACCGCGAGGGTCTGGCCCAGGTCGACGAGCCGCTCGACGTCGTCCAGCCGACGTCCTGGGCGGCGTTGCACCTCGTCGACCGGCTGGCCGAGGAGCGGGACGTCCTCCGGCTGCCCGCCCGCGGCTACGCCACCTCCCGGGCCGACTTCACCGCCTGGGCCGACGCCCGGCAGGGTCGCCGGCTGCTGATGGAGGACTTCTACCGGGACTCCCGGATGCGGCTGGACGTGCTGATGGAGGGTCGTGACCCGGTCGGCGGGCGGTGGAACTTCGACGCCGACAACCGCGAGCCCCCGCCGAGGACGCCGACGCTGGGGCTGCCCGAGCCGTCGTGGCCGGTCGAGGACGAGATCGACGCGCAGGTCCGCGAGGACCTGGACCGGCTGGAGCGGGAGGGCGTCCGCTTCGTCGGGCAGGACGGGCCCCGGCGGTTCGCGGTCACCCGCGCCGAGGCGCTGAACGCCCTCGACGACTTCGTGCAGAACCGGCTGGCCACCTTCGGCCGCTACGAGGACGCGATCCTCGCGGGCGACCGCTGGATGTCCCACTCGATGCTGTCGGCGCCGGTCAACCTCGGGCTGCTCGACCCGCTGGAGGAGGTCGACGCCGCCGTCGAGGCCTACCGGTCCGGGGAGGCCCCGATCAACGCCGTCGAGGGCTTCGTCCGGCAGGTGATCGGGTGGCGCGACTACATCTGGCACCTGTACTGGTACCTGGGCGAGGACTACCGCGACCGCAACGCGCTCGGGGCCGAGCGGGACGTGCCCGCCTGGTTCGTCGACCTCGACCCCGCCGGTACCGAGGCCGCCTGCCTCAGCTCGGCCCTCACCGGCGTCCGGGAGGACGCCTGGGCGCACCACATCCCGCGGCTGATGGTGCTCTCCAACTACGCGCTGCTGCAGGGCTGGAGCCCGCAGCAGATGACGGACTGGTTCCACCGCTCGTTCGTCGACGGCTACGACTGGGTGATGGTGCCGAACGTCATCGGCATGTCCCAGCACGCCGACGGCGGGGTGCTGGCGACCAAGCCCTACGCCGGGGGCGGCAACTACATCAACAAGATGAGCGACCACTGCCGCGACTGCGTCTACGACCCGAGGCAGCGGCTGGGGGAGAAGGCGTGCCCCTTCACCGCGGGCTACTGGATGTTCCTGCACCGCAACCGGGAGCTGTTCGCCCGCAACCACCGGATGATGCGCTCGATCAGCAGCCTCGACCGGCTGGCCGACCTGGACGCCCTGGTCGCGGAGAACCCCGACCTGGCCTGA
- a CDS encoding S8 family peptidase encodes MSPRRVRPRALLACGAALLLAPLTLAGVPTASAAPTRGTEPYQVTPLTGTIRDSKLKGALDRSSVERQSVFVQLAGPGAASVADRTLKSASRAPRTAARTATRDRRADVARDADQVLAAARRSDPQVRKLFAVSNAVPGLGMVADLDTLKALAERDDVVAITPIVPKKVSNASTSQLTRAVNTWKSPGVTGKGVKIGIIDTGIDYTHADFGGAGTVSAYDKALKSQGTFAGTAKVVGGADFVGDDYNADPAAEAYQPVPSPDRNPLDCNEHGTHVAGTAAGYGVNADGSTYRGSYTTLDRSKLYGMRIGPGMAPQASLYALKVFGCEGSTDAVIPALDWALDPNGDGDFADHLDIVNLSLGSDFSAADDPENAVVDVLAKNGVLPVMAAGNAGDLTDAAGSPGNAVRSLAVASSVDELQLRDGLRVTAPTDLAGVVASQFSVAYPWADKAPVSGQVVALSTANADGCAPLGTADAAKVDGKVAWLEWDDDDATRLCGSAARAANVAAAGAVGAIYTAGVDVFDAGITGSPTIPVVQLPKAGTDRLRPAVTAGTLAVTFDGSLRGTIKSITPAITDTLSSFSSRGGHGQPGVVKPDVTAPGDTITSAGMGTGNDQLTISGTSMASPATAGIAALVRAAHPSWNVERVKAAVMNTAGHDVYTEPSRKGLRYGPARVGAGRVDALAAVKTEVLAYTLGRGAVSASFGVVAVPADKAKVTRTQQVRIRNNAKKTTTATVAYQPVVTQPGVSYKASKSKVTIKAGRYVDVTVTMTVTTAKLRHTLDPTMAETQTDAFFVGPDDEPLERARQYVSDASGRLLVTPAGKTALRVPVYGAAKPASTTHADDTTPGGTPTLVVKGTGFAQGGGSTAFESKLSVLTLGYNSPRQPKCGGVQAAGCAATYATKAGDLHYVGAGAVAGDNGSKADGALWFGLSTWGNMSTIGHYNTPFVDIDTTGDGKADFETIVQAETDTDIYNALTFDLRKDPDEQLVDVQPLNFGDGDFETNVFDTNTLLIPVSAAAIGVTDAASTFPITYRVGTFNYYASPLTENIQDQTPAVAFDVVNPGVQVDGIVYPDVAGTKIPYRTAAAGPLPRALILHLHGVDGTRAEAQTLHATPAG; translated from the coding sequence ATGTCCCCCCGACGCGTGCGACCCCGGGCCCTGCTGGCCTGCGGGGCCGCTCTGCTGCTGGCCCCGCTGACCCTGGCCGGGGTGCCGACGGCCTCGGCCGCCCCCACCCGCGGCACCGAGCCGTACCAGGTCACCCCGCTCACCGGGACGATCCGGGACAGCAAGCTCAAGGGCGCTCTCGACCGGTCGTCGGTGGAGCGCCAGAGCGTGTTCGTCCAGCTCGCCGGTCCCGGAGCCGCCTCCGTGGCCGACCGGACCCTCAAGTCCGCCTCCCGCGCGCCGCGGACGGCGGCCCGGACGGCCACCCGCGACCGGCGCGCCGACGTCGCCCGCGACGCCGACCAGGTGCTGGCCGCCGCCCGGCGCTCCGACCCGCAGGTGCGCAAGCTCTTCGCCGTCTCCAACGCCGTCCCCGGCCTGGGCATGGTCGCCGACCTCGACACGCTGAAGGCGCTCGCGGAGCGCGACGACGTCGTCGCGATCACCCCGATCGTGCCCAAGAAGGTGTCGAACGCGAGCACCAGCCAGCTCACCCGGGCGGTGAACACCTGGAAGAGCCCGGGTGTCACCGGCAAGGGCGTCAAGATCGGCATCATCGACACCGGCATCGACTACACCCACGCCGACTTCGGCGGCGCCGGGACCGTCAGCGCCTACGACAAGGCCCTGAAGAGCCAGGGCACCTTCGCCGGGACCGCCAAGGTCGTCGGCGGCGCCGACTTCGTGGGCGACGACTACAACGCCGACCCGGCCGCGGAGGCCTACCAGCCCGTCCCCTCACCGGACCGGAACCCGCTGGACTGCAACGAGCACGGCACCCACGTGGCGGGCACCGCGGCCGGCTACGGCGTCAACGCCGACGGTTCCACCTACCGGGGCAGCTACACCACCCTCGACCGCAGCAAGCTGTACGGCATGCGGATCGGCCCGGGCATGGCGCCCCAGGCCTCCCTCTACGCGCTGAAGGTCTTCGGCTGCGAGGGCTCGACCGACGCCGTCATCCCCGCCCTGGACTGGGCGCTCGACCCGAACGGGGACGGCGACTTCGCCGACCACCTCGACATCGTCAACCTGTCGCTGGGCAGCGACTTCTCGGCGGCCGACGACCCGGAGAACGCCGTGGTCGACGTGCTGGCGAAGAACGGCGTGCTGCCGGTGATGGCCGCCGGCAACGCCGGTGACCTGACCGACGCCGCGGGCTCCCCGGGCAACGCGGTCCGCTCGCTCGCCGTCGCCAGCTCGGTCGACGAGCTGCAGCTCCGGGACGGCCTCCGGGTCACCGCCCCCACGGACCTCGCGGGCGTGGTCGCCAGCCAGTTCTCCGTCGCCTACCCGTGGGCCGACAAGGCGCCCGTCTCGGGCCAGGTCGTGGCCCTGTCCACCGCCAACGCCGACGGCTGCGCCCCGCTGGGCACCGCGGACGCCGCCAAGGTCGACGGCAAGGTGGCCTGGCTCGAGTGGGACGACGACGACGCCACCCGGCTCTGCGGCTCCGCTGCGCGGGCCGCCAACGTCGCCGCCGCCGGCGCCGTCGGGGCCATCTACACCGCGGGCGTCGACGTGTTCGACGCCGGCATCACGGGCAGCCCGACCATCCCCGTCGTCCAGCTGCCCAAGGCGGGGACGGACCGGCTGCGGCCGGCCGTGACCGCCGGCACCCTGGCCGTCACCTTCGACGGGTCGCTCCGCGGGACCATCAAGAGCATCACGCCCGCGATCACCGACACGCTCTCCTCGTTCAGCTCGCGCGGCGGCCACGGCCAGCCGGGCGTCGTCAAGCCCGACGTCACCGCCCCCGGCGACACCATCACCTCCGCGGGCATGGGCACCGGGAACGACCAGCTGACCATCTCCGGCACCTCGATGGCCTCCCCGGCCACCGCCGGGATCGCCGCCCTCGTGCGGGCGGCCCACCCCTCCTGGAACGTCGAGCGGGTGAAGGCCGCGGTGATGAACACCGCCGGTCACGACGTCTACACCGAGCCGAGCCGGAAGGGCCTGAGGTACGGGCCGGCCCGGGTCGGCGCCGGCCGCGTCGACGCGCTCGCCGCCGTCAAGACCGAGGTGCTGGCCTACACGCTGGGCCGTGGCGCGGTCAGCGCCTCCTTCGGCGTCGTCGCCGTGCCGGCCGACAAGGCGAAGGTCACCAGGACCCAGCAGGTCCGCATCCGCAACAACGCGAAGAAGACCACCACGGCCACGGTGGCCTACCAGCCGGTCGTCACCCAGCCGGGCGTCAGCTACAAGGCCAGCAAGTCCAAGGTGACGATCAAGGCCGGCCGGTACGTCGACGTCACGGTCACCATGACGGTGACGACGGCGAAGCTGCGGCACACCCTCGACCCGACGATGGCCGAGACGCAGACCGACGCCTTCTTCGTCGGGCCGGACGACGAGCCGCTCGAGCGGGCGCGGCAGTACGTGTCGGACGCGTCCGGCCGGCTGCTCGTCACGCCCGCCGGGAAGACGGCCCTCCGGGTGCCGGTGTACGGGGCGGCCAAGCCCGCCTCGACCACCCACGCCGACGACACCACGCCGGGCGGCACCCCCACCCTGGTCGTCAAGGGCACCGGGTTCGCCCAGGGCGGCGGGTCGACGGCCTTCGAGTCGAAGCTGTCGGTGCTGACGCTGGGCTACAACAGCCCTCGGCAGCCGAAGTGCGGCGGCGTCCAGGCGGCCGGCTGCGCGGCGACCTACGCGACCAAGGCCGGTGACCTGCACTACGTCGGCGCCGGCGCCGTCGCGGGCGACAACGGGAGCAAGGCCGACGGCGCGCTCTGGTTCGGGCTCAGCACGTGGGGCAACATGTCCACGATCGGGCACTACAACACCCCGTTCGTCGACATCGACACCACCGGTGACGGCAAGGCCGACTTCGAGACCATCGTGCAGGCCGAGACCGACACGGACATCTACAACGCCCTCACCTTCGACCTGCGCAAGGACCCCGACGAGCAGCTGGTGGACGTCCAGCCGCTCAACTTCGGCGACGGGGACTTCGAGACCAACGTCTTCGACACCAACACGCTCCTGATCCCGGTCTCCGCGGCCGCGATCGGCGTCACCGACGCGGCGTCGACCTTCCCCATCACCTACCGGGTGGGGACGTTCAACTACTACGCCTCGCCGCTCACGGAGAACATCCAGGACCAGACGCCCGCCGTCGCCTTCGACGTCGTCAACCCGGGCGTCCAGGTCGACGGCATCGTGTACCCGGATGTGGCGGGGACGAAGATCCCCTACCGCACCGCCGCGGCCGGGCCGCTCCCCCGGGCGCTCATCCTCCACCTGCACGGGGTGGACGGCACCCGGGCGGAGGCGCAGACGCTGCACGCGACGCCCGCCGGCTGA
- a CDS encoding aldo/keto reductase has translation MTDLPTRTLGTGDAALAVSALGLGCMGMSEFYLDVGPRGARNSTADASEAVATIHRALDLGVSFLDTADMYGPFTNEQLVGRAIAERRDEVVLATKFGNVRDADDPSRRWVDGSPAYVRSACDASLQRLGVDHIDLYYQHRVDKTVPIEETVGAMAELVTAGKVRHLGLSEAGVDTIRRAHAVHPITALQTEYSLWTRHVEDAILPALRELGIGLVPYSPLGRGFLTGTITSTDSLDPSDFRRHNPRFQGEALDANLAIVEAVRAVAQRKGATPGQLALAWVLAQGDDVVPIPGTKRVRYLEENVGAATVELTADDLAELDRAVPAAVGERYPDMSTIDA, from the coding sequence ATGACTGATCTCCCCACCCGCACGCTCGGCACCGGCGACGCCGCGCTCGCCGTCTCCGCCCTCGGCCTCGGCTGCATGGGCATGTCCGAGTTCTACCTGGACGTGGGTCCGCGCGGAGCACGGAACAGCACGGCCGACGCGTCCGAGGCCGTCGCGACGATCCACCGCGCCCTCGACCTCGGCGTCAGCTTCCTCGACACCGCCGACATGTACGGCCCGTTCACCAACGAGCAGCTGGTCGGCCGGGCCATCGCCGAGCGCCGGGACGAGGTGGTGCTGGCCACCAAGTTCGGCAACGTCCGCGACGCCGACGACCCCAGCAGGCGCTGGGTCGACGGCAGCCCCGCCTACGTCCGCTCCGCGTGCGACGCCAGCCTGCAGCGGCTCGGCGTCGACCACATCGACCTCTACTACCAGCACCGCGTCGACAAGACCGTGCCGATCGAGGAGACGGTCGGGGCGATGGCCGAGCTCGTCACCGCCGGCAAGGTGCGCCACCTGGGCCTCAGCGAGGCCGGCGTCGACACCATCCGCCGCGCCCACGCGGTGCACCCGATCACGGCCCTGCAGACCGAGTACTCGCTGTGGACCCGGCACGTCGAGGACGCGATCCTCCCCGCCCTGCGCGAGCTCGGCATCGGCCTGGTGCCCTACTCCCCGCTCGGCCGCGGCTTCCTGACCGGGACCATCACCTCCACCGACAGCCTCGACCCGTCCGACTTCAGGCGGCACAACCCGCGCTTCCAGGGCGAGGCCCTCGACGCGAACCTGGCCATCGTCGAGGCCGTCCGCGCCGTCGCCCAGCGCAAGGGGGCGACGCCCGGGCAGCTGGCGCTGGCCTGGGTGCTGGCCCAGGGCGACGACGTCGTCCCCATCCCCGGCACCAAGCGGGTCCGCTACCTCGAGGAGAACGTCGGGGCCGCGACCGTCGAGCTGACCGCCGACGACCTCGCCGAGCTCGACCGCGCGGTACCCGCCGCGGTCGGCGAGCGCTACCCGGACATGAGCACCATCGACGCCTGA
- a CDS encoding serine hydrolase → MPVPVPWTLPDLPAAARWSVAVRDGGTGAVLAAVHPDQLQLTASIGKVFLLVEVAARLADGSLDPEEPLTWTEEEHVADSGLWYLMDRRTLGVRDLAVLVGAFSDNLATNVLLRRVGLTAVQARAVALGCTRSTLLDRVRLRRTPQDPPTLSVGTAGELSGLLHALHAGTGVAPAVSAQVLRWLAAGADLSMVASAFDLDPLAHGEPDRGVTLVNKTGTISIARGDVGVVAGPDATLAYAVLATWPEHVDVRDAVLAAMRTVGQQLRAAVGG, encoded by the coding sequence GTGCCCGTCCCCGTGCCCTGGACGCTGCCGGACCTGCCCGCCGCCGCCCGCTGGTCGGTGGCCGTGCGCGACGGCGGCACGGGCGCCGTGCTCGCCGCCGTCCACCCCGACCAGCTGCAGCTGACGGCGAGCATCGGCAAGGTCTTCCTGCTGGTCGAGGTGGCGGCCCGGCTCGCCGACGGGTCGCTGGACCCGGAGGAGCCGCTGACCTGGACCGAGGAGGAGCACGTCGCCGACTCGGGCCTCTGGTACCTGATGGACCGGCGGACGCTGGGTGTCCGCGACCTCGCGGTCCTCGTCGGCGCCTTCAGCGACAACCTGGCGACCAACGTGCTGCTCCGCCGCGTCGGCCTGACGGCGGTGCAGGCCCGGGCCGTCGCGCTCGGCTGCACCCGCTCGACGCTGCTCGACCGGGTCCGGCTCCGCCGCACGCCGCAGGACCCGCCGACGCTCTCGGTCGGCACCGCGGGAGAGCTGTCGGGGCTGCTGCACGCCCTGCACGCCGGGACGGGGGTGGCGCCCGCCGTCTCCGCGCAGGTGCTCCGCTGGCTGGCCGCCGGAGCCGACCTGTCGATGGTGGCCTCCGCGTTCGACCTCGACCCGCTGGCCCACGGCGAGCCCGACCGCGGCGTGACCCTGGTCAACAAGACCGGCACCATCTCGATCGCCCGCGGTGACGTCGGCGTGGTCGCGGGACCGGACGCGACCCTGGCCTACGCCGTGCTCGCGACCTGGCCCGAGCACGTCGACGTCCGCGACGCCGTGCTCGCGGCGATGCGGACGGTCGGGCAGCAGCTGCGCGCGGCCGTCGGGGGGTAG